A stretch of the Acetomicrobium thermoterrenum DSM 13490 genome encodes the following:
- a CDS encoding SPOR domain-containing protein translates to MMKRDRQKEKKQSTFSFGQIMVPLIGLVAIGLLYLGIKMFFFAPVKTLSEQATAPNVIAQPATPKSEEKPQVSTASKVAKPSMPIEDPSLRPENNVIATPSSKASTDSSTASVQESQKTVAKQQPSQSQTSQPSDRQISEGGWGVQVGSFSEKWRAEDVKNKLETSGYQNKVRITEAVVNGKRYYRVQVYAGKDNSDAKELERNLKAMNLPTLIVKY, encoded by the coding sequence ATGATGAAAAGAGACAGGCAAAAGGAGAAAAAGCAGAGCACTTTTTCTTTTGGCCAAATAATGGTTCCTCTCATCGGGTTGGTGGCTATTGGGCTCTTATATCTCGGCATAAAGATGTTTTTCTTCGCTCCTGTAAAAACGTTGTCGGAACAAGCGACAGCTCCCAACGTCATAGCTCAACCTGCAACCCCTAAGTCCGAGGAGAAACCCCAAGTTTCTACTGCTTCTAAAGTAGCTAAGCCTTCTATGCCTATAGAAGATCCTTCTTTAAGACCTGAAAATAACGTTATTGCTACCCCTTCTTCCAAAGCGTCTACCGATAGCTCCACTGCCTCGGTACAAGAATCTCAAAAAACAGTTGCAAAACAGCAGCCATCTCAATCTCAAACATCTCAGCCATCGGATCGTCAAATTTCCGAGGGCGGTTGGGGAGTTCAGGTAGGTTCATTTTCCGAAAAATGGAGAGCGGAAGACGTCAAAAACAAACTTGAAACATCGGGATATCAAAATAAAGTGCGCATAACGGAAGCCGTTGTAAACGGTAAACGATACTATAGAGTACAAGTTTACGCAGGCAAAGATAATTCTGATGCAAAGGAACTGGAAAGGAACCTTAAAGCCATGAATCTGCCTACGTTAATAGTAAAATATTAG
- a CDS encoding B12-binding domain-containing radical SAM protein — MSNVNLDETVLLDMPRGGAPLWAYMYPNTYKVGMANLGYHYIYATLQKRGVGVERFFLDMMERSVEGQRKLSEFPVITASVSFETDYINVLKMLRYNKIPLYWRDRASINGPIVGIGGAVTYINPLLFSAVADFVCLGDGEVVIDHLVAFIRSYMHHGNKKKLWDDLSTSSSIYVPPIHNRAIISKNDNLNRKRGRVEDLSQSMGHSLWLTSKAAFGRTLLLELQRGCFRNCPYCVVPNNFGKARYRSAEDIASYIYRFKDYDDFNVGLVTPEAGDHPELDFILDVITKVKKKVSFASLRIDALSEKVVEAMAMGGKRRITIAPEAGSDDLRNSLKKRFTNKVIIEKLAMAKEYGISSIKMYFMLGLPDEKDDDVRAIAELTKEIWEQLKLKSTISISPFVPKPGTPFSDQPFVGIKEGQRRLKILKENLKGYGKVITLKSVDFKGSFKEYVLSWYGLTEAEMSIDVFQKNKDNSFLYLPLSREDQKEQSAILGF; from the coding sequence GTGTCAAACGTAAATCTTGACGAAACGGTCCTTTTGGATATGCCCAGAGGAGGAGCACCCCTGTGGGCATATATGTATCCCAATACCTATAAAGTGGGCATGGCGAATTTGGGGTATCACTATATTTACGCAACATTACAGAAAAGAGGCGTCGGAGTAGAACGTTTCTTTCTTGACATGATGGAAAGATCTGTCGAGGGGCAGCGAAAGTTATCGGAGTTTCCTGTAATAACGGCGTCGGTTTCCTTTGAAACTGATTATATCAATGTTTTGAAAATGTTGCGTTATAATAAAATACCGTTGTATTGGCGCGATAGGGCTTCTATTAATGGCCCTATTGTAGGAATCGGGGGAGCTGTGACATATATAAACCCGCTGCTTTTTTCGGCAGTAGCTGATTTCGTTTGCTTGGGCGACGGAGAAGTGGTTATAGATCATCTAGTCGCATTTATACGATCCTATATGCACCATGGCAACAAGAAGAAACTATGGGATGACCTTTCGACATCCTCATCCATATATGTTCCGCCAATCCATAACCGTGCAATTATATCAAAAAACGATAATTTAAACCGAAAAAGAGGAAGAGTAGAAGACCTTTCACAATCCATGGGACATAGCCTTTGGTTGACATCCAAGGCTGCCTTTGGAAGGACTTTACTTTTAGAATTGCAGCGCGGGTGTTTTAGAAATTGTCCGTATTGCGTTGTACCTAATAATTTTGGAAAAGCTAGGTATAGATCGGCAGAAGACATAGCATCGTATATCTATAGATTTAAAGATTACGATGATTTTAACGTTGGACTGGTTACTCCCGAGGCTGGCGATCATCCCGAATTAGATTTCATTCTAGATGTTATTACAAAGGTCAAAAAGAAAGTCAGTTTTGCTTCTCTAAGGATAGATGCTTTGAGCGAAAAAGTTGTTGAGGCAATGGCAATGGGAGGAAAGAGAAGAATAACCATTGCGCCTGAGGCCGGGAGCGATGATCTGAGAAATTCGTTAAAAAAACGCTTTACCAATAAGGTTATAATTGAAAAGCTCGCAATGGCTAAAGAATATGGTATTAGTTCGATTAAAATGTATTTTATGTTGGGACTTCCCGATGAAAAGGATGACGACGTCAGAGCCATTGCGGAATTGACGAAAGAAATTTGGGAGCAGTTGAAATTAAAATCCACCATATCGATAAGTCCCTTTGTTCCAAAACCAGGCACTCCCTTTTCCGACCAGCCCTTTGTAGGAATAAAAGAAGGTCAGAGAAGGTTAAAAATATTGAAAGAAAATTTAAAAGGCTATGGTAAAGTAATAACGTTAAAATCTGTTGATTTTAAGGGTTCCTTTAAGGAATATGTGTTATCATGGTATGGTTTAACAGAGGCCGAAATGTCGATCGATGTTTTTCAAAAAAATAAAGATAATAGTTTCCTTTATTTGCCGTTGTCAAGAGAAGATCAAAAAGAGCAATCGGCAATTCTTGGTTTTTAG